In the genome of Neovison vison isolate M4711 chromosome 4, ASM_NN_V1, whole genome shotgun sequence, the window TTAGGGTATATATTTTCCGAACTAAATTTAGACTCCAGGCCTCTGAAGTGCACAACCACAAAATTATATGTTGATTTATTTTCATGTCCTTGATCTTCTCACccatcatcctttttttttttctctcttacagAATTCAAGCTAGGATGGACTCAATGTATGCAAAACTAAATTTATTGTACAGTCTGGAGTGCAGACCCACTCCACTTCCTGTTGTGCTGCATTCAATCACTGAAAATGAACCAATGAGTTCAGGACATAAAACAAATTAGgtcattcaaaaagaaagaagctagATTTTCACCTCTGGCTTAAAATCTAGATTGTGTTACCACTAAATTCATGTGTTAATGACACTAAGTCCCCTTTAAACCAAAGCTGGCCCAACAACACACACATTCCGTGGGCTATGTTAGCCTGGGATCATGTGAGTGGTAGCCGCCCTGAGCTGAGGGGATGTCCAGCCAGGGACTTGGCATCCCAGCAGTTTCCAACATCAGCTTTTCTGGTTTCCAGTGCAACTAAAGTAGAGTAACAGGAAAGGATAATGCAACAAGGCTGACTTTGCCCTCCCCACTACCACAACAAGCTCTTTCCAAGGCTCTGTCTCTATTGCCCCTCCACACGCCCACACACTCATTCTGGAGAGAATTTAGAAGGGTTAGGGGGACTGGAGTATGGTAAAAGGGACACTTTTAAGGGAGAGCTAAATATTTTGAGCTGATCTTACCAGAAATGTCTTGTCagttgaatgaataatgaaattcattcctctctcccttttaaataaaaggaaggaggggaaaccCAGGCTATCCTAACCATCAATAAAGAactaaattttgaaagaaaaagatggtTAGTTTTTACCTCACCTTCAGAAAAATGCCAACCACAGCTATCCCATCGGGTTGCTTCAGAGCTTCTCCAAAGGTGTTATACTTTGGATTCCAGTGAACCAAATGAAGCTGAAACCAGAGAATGCAGGTTATGGGGTGAATTTCTAGAGTACGAAAATACGTATAAAAGTATTCACAGTAAACCAATAACTTTACAATTCTGACATTGCCAGACATTCTCAAAGGAAGTCAATAGAATTTGAAATATCAACACGCAATATTTTGCTGAAATTTTTAGTGGCTTAAATAAAAAGCGTATGAAATTATTATAAGTAGACCTAGAACACTATAATAAGCAATGATTGAAAGTTGAACTTTCGTTAAACTAATTCTGTAACTTTGTTATGTAACTTTTCTGTGCCTGTTTGTATACCCTGTCTCATAGAGTTGCTGAGAGGATCAAATGAGTTCATATTTGTAAGCACTCCATAAATGTTCGCTATCCTTATCTTTTCTCTTCTAGTCAAGaccttggcctttttttttaaaattattaaaccgTTAtccagttgttgttgtttttaggattttatttttttgcccgagagagaaagagagagcacaagcagggggagaggcagaggtggagggagggagaagcagacttcccacggagcagggagcacgttgcgggactccatcccaggcccctgagatcatgacctgagctgaaggcagatgcttaacccactgagccacccaggcgttcccgcTATCCAATTTCTTAATATAACCTTGAAAATTTTCATGCATGACACTAACCTACACTCTTAACCGTCTAGCCTAGAATGTTCGGCAGCTACAGCTTGTGCTAAAAGTACTACAGCTCTTTTCACAACCTCGGGCTTGAAGTGGATGCTACTTTGTGGCTATTTTTCACTTCTCAGTTTTCCCTTTGGGAGACAGTTGCTCCTACCTCTGCCGCATACTTGACTCCATCCACGGTGTGCTCAGAGCCATGGTCATCAGAGGAGCCCCAGTGAAGATGGAACTGGCGAAGCCGGTAGGGTCCAGTGAGAGGACCGCCCCTCAGCACTGCGATTCAGAGACACTGGGTCAACAGTGAACTCCTACCTTAAACACGTGCTCTTAGAGCCGAAGTTCAATGGGCAAAGGTCAGTCTGCTGGGTAGATGATATGGTTCTCAAGCACACTGGTCTCTTTCCCACGGGATATGTCAAAATAAAGgacttctcttttctgtcttgttttctttgcttgtttcatTATGCTTAAAGTGCCAATTTAACATGACAACAAAGTTCAAATGGAAGAGGGGCAAATAAGGATGCAGACAGTCAACAAATGAGTCTGTTGTGTGGAGTGGTGGGAAGAACGTGAGGGCTGAGAGCCAGAGGGATgcgggttcaaatcctagctaaTTTTGTGATCTCAGGCAAGTTGCTAAACTTCTCTGAACCTGTTTCTGCAACTCTGTTGAAGGTGATAATAATATCAACCTTTCAAAGCAgccgtgaggattaaatgagattaggGACTTTAAAGTCTTCATCACATTGCCCAGCACACCAATCACCGTGCAAATGTGAATTTCTTCTCCATATCATGCCTCCAGCTTCACTTTTCTTTAAGACTACAAGCAAGAGCTTTCATTCACTTCTAACTTGAACTGTGTCTGTTGGAATGaggtaaaaaggaaaatttagacATCTCCCAAGCAATCAATAAATGTGGACAGCCAAACGAGGTAATTCTTGGTAGCATTAATGTTTGAGTTTGTTGTCCAAATACTTCACCACATCACATTACTTTGATCTCACTTCATTTACCTGGGGAGTGAATTAGGCATTCAAATATTTTCTGCAGGACATTGGAAATTACgtacctccctccccccccaaatcAAGATTTAGCAACATAAACTAGATCAAAACAGAATTCAGAATAGCTATTCCAGAAAAGATTGACCAACTCTTGGTGCTGAATTGGCAAACTGAAAGCCCATAATATAAATCTAAAACAATAGAGCTAGACTTGGGTGAGCTTAGTCATGTAGAAGTTAAGTGGTCTGATTCACAGCATTTTTCTGGTGCAAACACTAGAACAGTTACTTTCTGGTCATATGAGTCCAACTGATTAGGATAACTCCTTTGGAATGGTCAATATTTCCTCATTTCTGCTTACAGAAATGGTATTCTCATGAGGGTCTAGAAATAGGTACTGTTTAGTTTTGTCATTTATCCTTCAGAATGGAACTTGATTTAaatggagaagggggaaaaagtaaCAGCAATATGAAATTATCATTTacgaaaataaaatttctatgatATTCATTACTTGGAGCCTCCTAGCAGGTAGGGATTATGCCACTATTGCTCTCTACTATAACATCActgagaatatttatttatgtacatcaataagaataattttaacttttttacaaATGTGGTTATAAGAAAAAGTATTATTGTACATCAAGCACCAAAATATTAAAGGTAGATTCTTTCTAACCtcatttactttgaaataaagTATTTCTAAGTAGTCTgcttttatttcactgattttcttaATAGTGTAAGTAAAGAGTTTTTTAAACATGGTGACTTTTCCTTTTCATGGCACAGAAATCACGACTCACGAAATTGTCAGAAACTTCAAAAACACTCACCAAAAGTATTAATCAGAACCCCACTGAAGCCTTGAAAACAGTGTTCTTGACTCACATAATGATCTCATTCTTTCCCCTGGATTGGCCCCCACCCACATACCAGGGGAGAAAGTGTCTACATTAGTGTTCCTTTGCTGGGTTCCTGGCTTTGTAGAATGGAATCTCTGCCACACAATGGGAATGGGAGCCTTGCTCTCCAGACTGTGTTCAGAAACCTCAGGTGTAGGCCATCCAAAAGGACATTCATTTAGACTCATTGCCATCACCTCTTCTCACTAATTATTACTGTGTCATCAACCTCATTTTTGCCAATACAGGCATCGAAAACGTCCGTGTGCCTCTACCTAAGTGTCATACTTACTTGACCTATCGAAAGTATCATCAAACACAACCCTGCAGGTCTTCCCATTGTTCAAGATGCTCTTGCAAGAGCCAGGATCGTAAGACGCTGACCACGGCTGCAGAGAAGGGTCGTGCTTGATGTCTTTAGTATGCAGTTCGATGGGCGACTGGTTGTCTCCCTTGGCAATGGGATAAAGTTCATGCCAGTGGTCAGGACCTAGGAAATCAAGTTGATGGGACTGATTCATTTGGTGGCACATTCCAAGCCCTCTTTCTAATCGACTAAATCAGCAAAATACACAGAGACTAGTTAGTCTAGTAGTGATTATGCAAAGGTCCTGGTTTTCAGTTTGGGCAAGACAAGGCTTAGCATTTAAGACCTTTTCATTGTTTCCTTAATAGTGTACCTAGAAATTATATTTAACTAAGCCTATTTCCCCTGCTTGCTCTAGAAAACAACCCCGAAGGCTAATTTTTGAAACGCACTTTGTCACACGTTTTACCAATGATATCTTCCACCATACAGCTGGAAGAAATAACCTGACCACATATGGTTTTCAAAGAACactcctattttttatttatttttttatttatttttttactatggGTTAGGCAGAAACCAGTAGGCAGAGCAAGGATTCTTAAATTGACACCAGGTTCAGAGACGTGAACTGCTTGCCCAGTATCCTGGAATAAGGGACAATCAGAACTGGACCTTGGGTGGTCTGACTTCTAGGTGACAGGCAGTGTGATCTTGGGTAAGTTACCCAGCCTCTCTCTGCACTTAAGTTTCCTGCAGCAGAAGTAATAAGGGCTTGATACCAGGGAGAACTACATGAGACAAAGGTAAAAAGGTCAGCAGCTTTGGCACTTgctaagtgctcagtaaatcttGGTTTCCAAGGACTCCTCCGCCCATATTTTCCCATGCACTCCCTAGAGTTGCTCGCTTTCTGTGCAATTCCAGGGGATCCTCCGACACCATCCCGGACAAGGCTGGGGTGCTGGGGCTGGCAGCTGCTTGGACTCACCGTTGTGGCTCGCGTAACCCCACTCCTTGGCCATGGTAGTCTTTGTAGGCACTGGACCGCAGCTGACTTCTCTCCCCCGAGTTGTGCAGCCTCCCTTCGAGCCCACGCCTTTTATATAGGTCCCCAACACACTGCATGGCCTTATTAGGTCAgcgagggtggggcagggggggctAAACTGGATTGGGGTGGTATTTGGGAGGCGGGGTAGGGAAAGCCAATGAATTCCGAGAGCTAGACAGCTGTCGGgtttgtgtgggggggggggtggcgggggagatGGGCTGAAGGAggcccccaccctctctctaccctcTCCAAACCTCGGCGCCTGGCTCTCCTACCTCTCCCTCCCGCCTCCCGAAGCTGCCTGGCTTTCTAACGAGTGGCGCCGACGTGCAAAAATGCGGGCGACTTTTGCttcatccttcctccctcttccaggCTTTTCGTTGTTGATTTTGCGGGAGATGGGGGATCCGACCAGTGCTTAGCCACCAGCTAAAATCTGCAGCCCCGCGGCACTTGTAGCCTCACTTGCAAGTTGCTTTTAGCGCAGGCTGGTTGTCTGGCTGCGGTCTCTGGACGCTTCTGCGAGTTTATTTCGCTCCAGCGATCCGATTACGGTAGCTGGAAAGAACAGGTCTGTTTGCCTGACTCGTGTTTGACTCCCTTGCAGGCAACTAGTAAAATCTCaggagcagaggatgggaagaaaGAGGCGGGGAGGGCAAGTTCTAGAACTCCGCTATCCTTAAAGAGATTGACAAAATCTTGTTCTTGGAACTGCGCCAGGCAGCATTTCCCAGCCTAGCAGATTCCTTTGGTCTGCAGGACGCTGAGAGCTAGATCTCTCTCGGAGAGCTCCGGGAATCCGGGAGAGGTCTGCATCCCAGGCTGACATTGAGCAGGAGCCTGGGACTGACTTACCCCTATTGTGTGAGCCGTACCTCTGCTCACGAAAAGTCGAGACTATTCTGGAGTGTTGGAAGGCCACAAACATAAAGTGAGTCATGGTGTTTAAAATGCAGGACCTCGTTCCCCAGGACATAATGAGAgattagaagaaaaggaagaggaaaggcttccagaattgttttgtattttttttttctccccactcaAGTTGTTTTATAATATGATGACCCATGCAAAAGGAGAGCAGAATGTGCACATGtcagagatatatttttaaatgttgttatGGTTTACATTGAAGAAGTCCGTGTAGTACATCTTTATAACTCTATTAAGAGTATGTtgtaaatttcttctttgttctaggttaataataattttattcataaaaaagacaacaaagagaCATAAGCCCAATTCAGTGCTATCTTGAATGAGGTTGCAATATACATTTCATTAATTACTTTGACTTTTATTGATGCTAGTATTTTGTATTTGGAGATTACTAAACTTGAAAAGGAAATCTCTCATCATGGTAAAGATAGCTCATCCCCAAGGCATGTGGAATGACTGACCACACTCATAACCTGGACGCCAAGGGAGTCATTCCCCAGCGTATTTTTGTGAGCAAGGATCATTTGATCCACACAATAACAATGTGGAATCAACTGAGATCGTTTGGAAAATCCAAGCAAACAGCAAAGCAAATGCCCTTAGACTCTGAGCTCAAATATGTCAGTGGTGGATCAGAAAGCCTGCAGATTTGGGACCTCTGTGGTCAATTCTGCTTTACTGCGATAGTGTGGTGCTATAGTTTGTGGTTAATGGaggtgttttctatttctttttgaatgCATACTTATTTGTATCAGTAAACTATGATCTTTTTTTCAATTCATCAAATCACtataatctctctttttctggtgCGTGGGGTTAAAGGTTGGTAGCAACATTTCACGTTATTGGTATAGTAGTAATACagataaagtgattttttaattgatgtatagttgacatacaataaaaTAGTAGTGTTTGGTGTAGTGTTAGTTTGTGTGCAGTGACTGGACATTTACagacattatgaaatgatcacgaTGTgagtatagttaccatctgttcCCATACAAAGCTATTATAATATTAGTGACTATatcccctatgctgtacttttcttgcttgtggtttatttattttataactggaagtgtaTACCTTTTAATCCCATATTTCAGCCATCTATTGCCCTATCCCTCCACACTAGCAAcccctggtttgttttctgtatgagctgtttctgtttggttttgtttcttcatttgttttgtttttttaaattccacaataagtgaaatcatttagtatttgcctttct includes:
- the CA3 gene encoding carbonic anhydrase 3; the protein is MAKEWGYASHNGPDHWHELYPIAKGDNQSPIELHTKDIKHDPSLQPWSASYDPGSCKSILNNGKTCRVVFDDTFDRSMLRGGPLTGPYRLRQFHLHWGSSDDHGSEHTVDGVKYAAELHLVHWNPKYNTFGEALKQPDGIAVVGIFLKIGREKGEFQLVLDALDKIKTKGKEAPFTHFDPSCLFPACRDYWTYHGSFTTPPCEECIVWLLLKEPITVSSDQMAKLRSLFSSAENEPPVPLVGNWRPPQPIKGRVVRASFK